A stretch of DNA from Ciona intestinalis chromosome 8, KH, whole genome shotgun sequence:
tatacaaatctactgtacagatagaaatgcgaaaacaaactttttaaattttattattgaacaaacacgttggatttttatataaaacaacaatttatattgcaataaaatattaatacaaatcaattatCTCGACCATGCTAAATTGGAAATGTTTCTGCAAATTTTCACGGCGCACTTGACGAGTTGCGTcggcgcactagtgcgccgCGGCGCCCACTTTGGGAACCGCggaattacgggattcggtattctgtttaatgacgtaattacacgtcatctcatatactatattaacaatttttgaaacttattaattttgaaaaaaaatatttttgtgtttgtgggactttcaagagtaaacgtttcgtaacgtcttttcataacctgctatacgtttcatgacgcaaaaactacccaatagtacaatttttgatcattttacaactcatgTTCCAACAAGGCGggtatgaaagagtcaataaactgacttatgtgggtaaaattattttttcctataaatataaaaagattcgaaattctagattcggaattctagattcgaaataaagtattctaggatatcctagaatacctaattattctgtaatgtgcatccctacccACCTCACAGAATGCAGAGTGCTATGAAGACATTTGCGGTAGATGAGGCATCCGTATCCACCTACATCTACCATAGACTGCTTGGCCACGAAGCTGAAGAACAAACATTGAAAACGAATCTTCCAAAAAGGTTTTCAGCTCCAGGATTACCAGAGCTCAACCATTCACAGGTGAGGTTGCATTGTTGTTTGAAATAATTGTCTGAAttaatgtgacttatttatcctcgcatggcgggtcaacggcagtcgttataacatgggtgttctgtttcatatgcCTCGTACCCTTAGGCAAGTTACCACAATagtgacattttttatattgtatggctgacaatttaaacaacccattagtgaccactgggttggcgcaattgtcattaaatgtcttgcccaaggacacatgcacccacaatggtagcagcatcgagcattgaacctgtACTTAACTTTCCTCACATCCCAGGTATATGCTGTGAAGACGGTGCTTCAAAGACCTTTATGTTTAATCCAAGGACCTCCTGGCACCGGCAAAACTGTAACCAGCGCCACTATTGTTTACCATCTTGTTAAATCATGTGGACAAAggtaagtttaatataaatttcaactctaaataaaagttacaattaATTCTTATTACAAAATACCACAGGCTTGGAGTAATGGTCCAGCTCTGGCTTAAATTCTAGgtctcatggcatgccttgctCTAGTATCTTACTCATTAACAGTTTGACAAACTACCCCTTTTTTCTGctgagtttaaaaacaatttttcttattttttgaCCTGTTGGGTTTCATTCCCTTTTAAGATTCAAGCGTTAAAATGCCGACAGACGACGCGATTAAAATAgaagaaatatttcaaacacaaaatacccaaataaaaaaaatctgttttgttGTCCTGGTTGAGGTTTGAACCCACCACCCAATGGTTTTATCCCCTATCCCCCAAACAGACAGGTTCTTGTATGTGCTCCAAGTAACATAGCAGTAGACCAACTTACTGAGAAGATCCATCGAACTGGGTTAAAGGTGGTCAGGTTGTGCGCGAAGAGCAGGGAAGCGATCGATTCTAATGTTTCGTTTCTATCTCTGCATAATCAAGTCAGAAGCATGGAGAGGtaggtgatgtcataatgttattGTGATGCAATAAAgtattattgtgatgtcacaaaagtAACGTTGTAATATGATGATGTCCAATAAAGGcgttaagtttttatttgactAAAATCTCGGTTGACATTGTAAAAAtgcactcatagttgtcaaacagagaacctcattgattaatgtggtgaatgcaatatactttggctctgcttgtttgtatagacactcTTTCATGTAGATACTACCAAATTCTGCTTTTTCAATAATTGTGCAGAATAATAATACATCTAAACACATAGTTTCCTATTTATCACTTGAACACAATACTGCCATTAGAAACATGATACAGctattgttatatatacaagGTTATAATTAATTACAAACACAGCTTACCAGAGCTGCAGAAGCTACAACAACTGAAGGACGAGACGGGTGAATTATCCTCTAATGATGAGAAGAGATACCGAGCCCTTAAGAGAAATGCTGAACGGGAATTGCTACAGGTTGGTTGTTGTTCATATCAATAACTTTGTTATCATACAATTTCGATGGTTCGGCGCTGTGACTCGGTGGTTGGGAACCTGCATCAGAACTAAAAGATGCCAGATTCAACGCTTGACACttgtaaagttatatatgaatatgggccaactttggcgtAAATCTAAGCTCTCATGGCATGCTGCACTCTATGGGTAATTACCGACACAGCCTTTTTCCTTTACTGCAAACTCTcaattgcctttttcttatcaTTGTCATTTTCGCACACGAAAATGAGAAGTCTAGTTATTCTAATAAAAATGATCTTGGATGCAACATTGCTactgatgacatcactaaacatatttatgacatcacttaaCATATTTATGATATCACAATCCCCAGCATGCTGACGTGATATGTTCTACTTGTGTTGGAGCTGGTGATCCACGCCTTGTAAGGTTCCGGTTCCGTTCCATACTGATAGATGAAAGCACGCAAGCAACTGAACCTGAGTGCATGGTGCCAGTTGTGCTTGGAGCACAGCAGGTTAGTACTGcatttatattgttgtaaTAGTTGATCAAAGTTGCCTAGTTAGTCAGGTTGTAGTGACCTGGTTCACCTGTGTTACTGAATGTTCTAATAATTACATTTAGTTGGtgacattttcattttttccgAAGTGCCAACTATATAATATTCGCAGAATTTAACTTTTCCAAACTTAAGTTTACACTTAATTTTTCCCTTTTGTACAAGGACAGCATTTGGTCATATAATAAGTGTATGTTTCAGCCCTGAAGCTGTTAAATTAATGGCGTACTCAAGCTAAGTGAGAAGTCCCCATGCCTCACTTaggaccccacccatatagaatgtgcatatacagtgttggggtaatgggccaactctggcctaaatcccaggtcccatgacatgtctcactgtaggacctcatatagaatagaacgtgcatatacagtgttggggtaatgggacaactctggcctaaatcccaggtcccatggcatgcctcactgtaggacctcacccatatagaatagaattacTTTTTCCACTAAaccttgtatttttttcttccagTTGATCTTAGTAGGAGACCATTGTCAGTTGGGACCCGTGGTTATGTGTAAGAAAGCAGCCAATGCAGGGCTCGCCCAATCACTGTTCGAGAGGCTGGTGGTGCTCGGGATTCGGCCAATCAGATTGCAGGTAATTTATGGCTGgaaattcaaatttattaaGTGTTTTAATACAACTAAGGTACCATTTGTGATCAGTGGTTGAAGCGCTCGACTTTAGACCAGAAAAATCTGAGAAAAACACGGCagttgttccaacccagtagtcattTTTTAGGTTGTTAGtcataccaaataaaaaaaataaaaaattcttatctacaaagttacatacaattCTTAGgcgggcatgaggtatatgagaCGATACCCcatttaacaattaattgCTGCCTAGAGCCCGTGGGGtcaaattgtttgtttttaattcattctCCATACATCTACGTTACAGGTACAATACCGTATGCACCCAGCTTTATCTGCTTTCCCATCCAATATATTCTATGAAGGATCTCTACAGAATGGGGTCACTGCAGGTAAGATTCTGATACATGATAAATATGAAAGTAACTCGGTCAACCAAATATTTATGCACATCAATATCTCATCTTCGTTGGCCATGTATTCGTTACGTAttcgtttattttaacacaataaTACATGGGGAATAAAGGCTGCATTTTGTTTGCGTATACCTGTTTAATTAACAAACAGCATAAGTTAGTTATTATGTGATATATTGGTATACATAGGTGAAGCTTGTagaacacaggggaggcagggatagttagacacacattcATGTGAAACAAGTCTAACTTactggttgtaatgtttactgattaatacaGTGTAGAAAATTTCCAGGGGAaacctgccaccccaggtttgtcGCCTATATATCCTATATTCATTGTATTTGCACCACAGGTGAAAGAATGAGGAAGAACCTGAGTTTTGTTTGGCCATCCCCCGATAAACCAATGTTTTTCTACAAAACATCAGGACAGGAAGAGATTGCAAGTTCTGGTACTTCGTATCTAAACAGGTgggttgtttgttgtttctatgaGATGAAGTACTATACTTCATAACAGGACCTTAGATTTAGTTGCCTTTATTCCCAATACCTTActgctttttaaaattgtttttagttgGCTTTAGGGGGTTTAGGGATAGATGTTTCcattcattttattctatatgtgtgagtTCCTGTAGTGTGGAAAGCCGTGAGAATTATGATTTAGGCCCAAGTTgccccattactccaacacccagggcGCTAcaatttgtgaccactgggttgaagcaatgtccgtcaggtgtcttgcccatgaACACATACATATGCATGAACCTCAAGTTATAAAGCAAGCACCCAACCACTAAGCCATACTGCTGGAttctttatataacatattccACCGAaggtatttgaataaaagtttatatttttctacacAGAACTGAAGCCGCAGTTGTTGAACGAATCACAACTAAGTTTCTTAAATCCGGCATCAAACCTGAGCAGATAGGGATTATAACTCCATATGAAGGCCAGAGGTCTTACTTGGTGCAATACATGCAATATTCGGGTTCCCTCCATTCTAAACTGTATATGGTGGGTTGTAGGTTTATGTGTATTAGTCAGGGGTTTAGATTGactaacttgtaagcgggcacgaggtgtatgaaacagagcagccgtgttataacgactgttgttgccccgccacgctaggataaataagttacatacgtggtaattgtaagcaggcacgaggtgtatgaaacagaacactcgtgttataacgactgttgttgccccgccatgctaggataaataagttacatacgtggtaattgtaagcaggcacgaggtgtatgaaacaaaacacttgtgttattataacaactgtcttaTGACTCCCTGTGCACCTTACCACATTACCTCATTGTAACTTAATATTCCaagagatgtataaaacagaccactgtgttataacgactgctgttgaTTCACCATACATGACTTTACTTTATACACCAGGAGGTTGAGATTGCCAGTGTGGATGCGTTCCAAGGTCGTGAGAAGGACTTCATCATCCTCTCATGTGTGAGGGCAAATGAGCATCAAGGCATCGGGTTCCTGAACGATCCACGAAGGCTGAATGTGGCGCTTACAAGGGCAAGGTGGGATAGTTGTTAGTGGGGATTGTGGCATAGTGGGATAGTTGTTAGTGGGGATTGTGGCATAGTGGGTTAGTTGTTAGTGGGGATTGTGGCATAGTGGGTTAGTTGTTAGTGGGGATTGTGGCATAGTGGGTTAGTTGTTAGTGGGGATTGTGGCATAGTGGGTTAGTTGTTAGTGGGGATTGTGGCATAGTGGGTTAGTTGTTAGTGGGGATTGTGGCATAGTGGGATAGTTGTTAGTGGGGATTGTGGCATAGTGGGGATTGTGGCATAGTGGGATAGTTGTTAGTGGGGATTGTGGCATAGTGGGATACTGCCGTTGGATTGTGCTGCCAGGGAGGAGTTATGCTGTTTGGTACAGCATGTTGTACTGAAATCATGTTAGGGGTTTATTGGGTTacaaatgtttgattttaagACAGAAGGTTTTTATAACGTCATATTAAAGGGGTGATATATGTTTTGGCACCCcagttttacattaaaaacatcTTTGACCCTGCTGTTAGCTCAAAGTACATTGCatttaccacattaatcaatgaggttccctatgtttgacaaatatgagtgtaactgcattttaacaatgtcaccccagattttaccctgctgttaggtgtctatacaaacaatcagagccaaagtatattgcattcaccacattaatcaatgaggttccctatgtttgacaactatgggtgtaactgcattttaacaatgtcacccagattttaccctgctgttaggtgtctatacaaacaagcagagccaaagtatattgcattcaccacattaatcaatgaggttccctatgtttgacaactatgagtgtaactgtattttaacaatgtcacccagattttaccctgctgttaggtgtctatacaaacaagcagagccaaagtatattgcattcaccacattaatcaatgaggttccctatgtttgacaactatgagtgtaactgtattttaacaatgtcacccagattttaccctgctgttaggtgtctatacaaacaagcagagccaaagtatattgcattcaccacattaatcaatgaggttccctatgtttgacaactatgagtgtaactgcattatgtcaccccagattttaccctaaATTTAACAAACTCAAGAAAACCACAAACCTCAGTATAAGTTTCTTCATCCAAAACCTTCTTAAACTTCTTCCTCGGTTGCTTTGAAGATGTAGCGACAACAAGCGATGTTCCACGCCCACAATTTCGgccataatttaatttgtcttCTAACTTAACGTTTTTGGTAAATTTCCAAATCGTTTTTCGGACGTTTAATTCTTTGTCCAACTTTCCCGGGTGAATACCCTGTTGCGAAAAACTTGGCtcaaaatagaaattttatactattttaaaGTCACGGAAAATGGCTACGTCAGAGCTACgtcatttataattattaaacacatatttgTTCAGAGTCggtgttttatgaattttaatactaaattattcgtttttatataaagtacaCATTTCTAACAGGGGACTTCGGTATTTAACCAATTTTAAGTTTCTagatagaaatgttataatgtTCTGACGCCATCATCGTTTCGGATCAATGATTTCAGATGCAAACAAACTTGTGAAATGACGTATACACTTGGTATAGACATCGGGACCACATCAAGTAAAGTTGTCGTTGTGAATGAGAATAATGAGGTTCGCTGGTCTATGTGGTGATGTTATAATGGTTTGggtaattgttataacacgggtgttctgtttcatacacctcgtgccagcttacaaggtactactgttataacacgggtgttctgtttcatacacctcgtgcccgcttacaatttacaacgtatgtaacttatttatcctcgcatggcggggcaatgacagtcgttataacacagggtgttctgtttcatacacctcgtgcccgcttacaacgataccacgtatgtaacttgtttatcctcgcatggcggggcaacgacagtcgttataacacggatgttctgtttcatacNNNNNNNNNNNNNNNNNNNNNNNNNNNNNNNNNNNNNNNNNNNNNNNNNNcattcattataccaataCGCCCCCAACcaatcacaaagttacatacgtggtaacctgtaagctgacacgaggtgtatgaaacagaacccccgtgttataacgactgttgttgacCCACCATGCAAGAActagcaagttacatacgtggtaactttataagcgggcacgaggtttatgaaacacaacacccgtgttataacgactgtcgatgtcctgccatgcgaggataaataagttacatacgtggtaactttgtaagcgagcacaaggtttatgaaacagaacacctgtgttataacgactgtcattgccccatcACACAAGGATATATCGGTTACTTTCATTAGTTAACCCACATAAACAACAGGGTGGAAGGTACATGAGCAATGCTATGTGGGATGCAAGGGAAGCACTTATACCAGGTGGTGCTTATGATAGAGCGTCCACTTATAATGGTAAGTAATATTTTTAGCGTTTATTATTACagaagtttaattttgtgatAAATTTTGCTCGTCTCTTTAATTAGGTTAGCcgagaataaagttttaaaggttaaatgtttaaacgtAATGCTCAAAAACCTTACCCATACTTTACATATGTTTcgcaacaaaaaagtttaagaaccactgccATAAAGCCATCATATCTTACCCATACCAACAAACATTATAATTTGGTTACAAGGATcatttattctgttacttctgctaccaggcataatataaataatatattagtggctcatctggtataaaacatagtgtatttccaacgttcaAGTCTtgccgtatggcagacgaaacctTGGAAATATACTACGTTTTTTAAACCAGTTGAGCCGCTAATACAAGAATCATCCAACTTCATGAGCATTAGATCAGGTCTAGATCCttatttttgttgctaattaaTAACAagtattaaactattttttattttactgatCACGATATCAATACACTTGGTGCACTGCTTACTAGGGTTTGttattttgaaagtttattatttaaacataaaggcGTCACCTTTAGCAATATACAATATAACTGATCACGATATCAATACCGCAGGTGCTGTCCCGCCACGCCACCAATACTTTCGTACACACGACCAGATGGGGATGATCAACCAAACAACGAGCATACAAGCGCAACAAGCAGTAGCAAGCCTACCTGTACCTGTTAACATGTACATGAACCCCACTATACCACCAAATTACTTCCATAATGGACAGGCACAAGGTTGATATTATAACTGTATGGTATTCTGCAACATATGTGTTACGTTTGTAGATAATGAGGCAACTTTTACTTAAATCTCAATTCCAAACACATgtgaatatatgtatatacaagtTACTGATAGGTGACTGTGAATATTTGggtggggtaatgagccaatcctggcctaaatccgaggacccatggcgtgccacgctgcgaaacctcacccacatagagaAGTAGATGTTTGGCCTAATGTACCAACTTTGGCTTAAACCCAAGTTCCAAACGCCTTTGAATATATGTATACACACGTTAGATATTACTGAGTGTGTTGCTCTGGTTAGGTTCATCCTTTTTACCTAGAAGTTACCCAAAATAACCCACTTATCCCCCAGGTCGTCCAGTAGCCAAGGGTGGGCGCGCCCCACGTTTAAGTCGCACCAATCGGCACCCACAAGCTGGATCCAACCCCGCAACTCAATCCCAGGATATGACACAGAACTTCTCACAGGGTAAATATAatgcttgttttaacataagGCTTGTAATGTATGATAATGGGAAAACTCTTGATTGATATCtggaatagaatgtgcatatacaatgttgggataatgtaccaactctggtctaaattccaggtctcatggcgtgcattactgtaggacctcacccatatagaatagaatgtacaaatacaatgttgggggaatggaccaactctggcctaaaccccaggtcctaTGGCTTGCCtaactgtaggacctcacccatatagaatagaatgtgcatatacaatgttggggtaatgggccaactctggtctaaatctcaggtcctatggcatgcttcactgtaggacctcacccatatagaatagaatgtacatatacaatgttggggtaatgggccaactctggtctaaatcccaggtcctatgGCTTGCCtaactgtaggacctcacccatatagaatagaatgtgcatatacaatgttggagtatagggtcaactctggcctaaatcccaggtccaatggcatgcctcactgcaggacctcacccatatacaatagaatgcCATAACATAGGACTTCTGTTAAAATAAGTGACTTTAATGCTAGATGAATCTATATGCTACCACACAACACTATTATAGAAGTTACAAACCATATCAACTTAACCATATACTTTATCCCAAAGGTGCCCTCACACAAGGATATGGAACAGGTCTCTCCATGAGCCAACCCATTAGCCAGGGGATGAGCCAACTTGGTCTCTCTCAAGCTGAACTATCACAGGTTAGTATCTGAATATAAGTGTgtgaagtaagttacattaactcagcacaaagttacatatgtggtaacttgtaagcgcgcattaggtgtatgaaacagaacaccggtgctataacgactgtcgttttccaatcatgcaaggataaataagttgcatacattcatttatctaCTGTATAAGCTACAACTACACTTATCCCCAAATAAGCCATAGTACACACACCCCCCCTAACAGTACATATacttaatttaagttaattCCATACCCAACAGCTATGTACCATTGTTCACTGTATAATCTACAACACACATACCATTGTTCACTGTATAATCTACAACACACATACCATTGTTCACTGTATAATCTACAACACACATACCATTGTTCACTGTTTAATCTACAACACACATACCATTGTTCACTGTATAATCTACAACACACATACCATTGTTCACTGTATAATCTACAACACACATACCATTGTTCACTGTATAATCTACAACACACATACCATTGTTCACTGTATAATCTACAACACACATACCATTGTTCACTGTATAATCTACAACACACATACCATTGTTCACTGTATAATCTACAACACACATACCATTGTTCACTGTATAATCTACAACACACATACCATTGTTCACTGTATAATCTACAACACACATACCATTGTTCACTGTATAATCTGCAAGTTCCAATCAATCCCTCACAGGACAGCTACATGGCTGAGGAGTTCCGATCCCAAGTTGACGCAGCTTTGTCTCAGGACTCGACTTACCAAGGAGAGCGAGCTTACACCGGTCAAGGTCTCAATTTCTCTCAGTATTAGACAAGTAGGTACAATGTTATAGTGTGTGTGTAAACACAGGCGTATTCAGGGGGAGATATGGGGGACCTGGAACCcctttttgtgaaaaatttacagaaacaaTTCCAACTCTACAGAAAATTCCTTTGATGGCTTTAACTTCGGTTGCCTAAACCTGGAACTCcctttttgtaataaaataagcCATGAATAGCCACGCTCCATTGTAGCGCAttggttttatgtttaaaatagagTTGGCCCCCTCCCCTTATAAAATCCTGGTCCCCCACCCCCTGTGACCCTGTGTGtagtgtttatttatatcctAATTGGAACATTGAAGgttatttattgaaaataagAAGAAAAAGGATTTGATAGCTATTTGAGGCAAGGCAGAATAAAGTTGTTTGGATGAGCTCACTGTCAGTtagttactttaaaatatattagtgGTTGGGCTTGCCTTTTGGTTCCTACATTTTCGTAACACCAGATCCTGACtttattttactaaacaaGAAAAGTTGAGCATATAGGtgtgtgtgtatttttttGATGAAACAGGCCCTGGAGTTGGTTAGACAGGTCACAGTTAGTAAGGTAGTTATTTAGCTGGAAATATTCAGTGCAGCGCagttatagtaggttgggtaAGTTGGTTTATGcttatattctgttttaacatccatttatttggtagtaaatatataatatgtgctaaaaggtATCCTtctacatacatacatatagagagagaaaataattgtttaagatTTGCGTGATCGCTACACCAGCAAGCCATGATATGTGTTACAATTTTAATGATTCAAGCTTAAACCTATAAAAAAAAGCTATTTAAAGTTCCCTATAAATCATATGAAATTCCCCTAATGCTTACCAATTACCAGGCATacagtttaaatgttataataatatgaaCCATACAAGCCATTACCGACAGTATGTACACTCATTAAGTAATTTAACATCTAATTATAAATTGTGTGATGTGTAGTATGTCTATCGTAATATACAAGACCAATATTAACGTTGCAAGCCATTACCAGCAGATTCCCCTGAagcaatgaaaaaaaaattatatagtactgtaggggaagatgggacacctttagaacataatatccaaatatcctgatcctgttttaaacaataaacaacggtttaAAAGTCTATGATGTGTAGTATGCTATCGTAATGTaagtaacaaatattaacGACGCAAGCAATTACCAGCAGGATGAGCGCACGGAGTCACGACGATCTTTAAGCAGTGTGCAAGATGCAGCAGAGGAGGATAGGAGGAAGTTCCTCGAAGAAAATCGAAACACATCTTCTCAGTGCTCTACATAAAGTGGACTACATGCTATGGGATATAATTAATAAGTTTGCCGCCAAaaatctggtataaaaacgttaatttttaaagttttctatATATCTACAAGGCTTAAGTCAGACTGAATGTTTGGAgtaaaaataacgtttttatATCGAAATAATTCGTTTTAAAATCAGAGAAATACAAAGTACTTTGTATTGCAGTGTTGCACACTTGCTTTTTAGTTAATTAATTCCCATTCAAGCTGGCTTTATTGCCTTTGGTTGCGAAACACTGTTTTGTTTTGGGCAAAAGAGAAGTAATTTACTGCTGTGTAGCACTGGGAGAATTTGGTTTCAAAAACGTGGTGTCCTTTACCTTTCGagtttggtttttatttcttgtatATCTACATTGCTTTCATTGGATATAATGGGAAATGGTAAAATCGTATTTACGTTTTTAAACGATCGTTCATTTAACTGGctgtaaatacaaacaactTTTTAGGGAAGTTTATCATCTAATTCTGCTTGCGTtagaaaatgtaataaaatttgatCACCACGTTTGACCTTGGCTTTAACAACACGAATGTATAATGAcagaataatatttatatagtagtagggtggggaggatgggacacctttagcacatgatatccaaatatcctgatcgggttttaaacaattaataacggtctatgggagtcgtgaggatacggttttaaaattctttgaatgatctttcGTAACTACTAAAAAGAAATagaaggaaaaggtgtcccatcttccccaccctactaaat
This window harbors:
- the LOC100181729 gene encoding regulator of nonsense transcripts 1 (The sequence of the model RefSeq protein was modified relative to this genomic sequence to represent the inferred CDS: added 175 bases not found in genome assembly) — its product is MSSVDAYGPSSQTLTFLDPDESGVLTAGGDTQASEYDFTDFTIPSQTQTQTQTQHSQSQLDAGDNSQTQDVAGEDEGLVGRDDDLGGLQENIHIATQGVADLRFEEDDDEDGFYTRDLPEHACRYCGIHDPNCVVMCNSTQKWFCNGRGNTSGSHIINHLVRAKCKEVTVHRDGQLGDSMLECYNCGCRNIFLLGFIPAKADSVVVLLCRQPCANQTSLKDMNWDASQWQPLIQDRCFLSWLVKIPSEEEQLRARQITAQQINKLEELWKENVDATIEDLEKPGVDEDPHAVLLRYEDAYQYQNIFGPLVKLEADYDRRLKESQTQANVTIRWDIGLNKKRLAHFQLPKTDTDMKLMKGDEISLRHLGTLWEGKGHVVKVPDNSSDEIAIELRSSVGVPLDKTGNFHVDFVWKSTSFDRMQSAMKTFAVDEASVSTYIYHRLLGHEAEEQTLKTNLPKRFSAPGLPELNHSQVYAVKTVLQRPLCLIQGPPGTGKTVTSATIVYHLVKSCGQRQVLVCAPSNIAVDQLTEKIHRTGLKVVRLCAKSREAIDSNVSFLSLHNQVRSMESLPELQKLQQLKDETGELSSNDEKRYRALKRNAERELLQHADVICSTCVGAGDPRLVRFRFRSILIDESTQATEPECMVPVVLGAQQLILVGDHCQLGPVVMCKKAANAGLAQSLFERLVVLGIRPIRLQVQYRMHPALSAFPSNIFYEGSLQNGVTAGERMRKNLSFVWPSPDKPMFFYKTSGQEEIASSGTSYLNRTEAAVVERITTKFLKSGIKPEQIGIITPYEGQRSYLVQYMQYSGSLHSKLYMEVEIASVDAFQGREKDFIILSCVRANEHQGIGFLNDPRRLNVALTRARFGVIIVGSPKALSKQPLWNHLLTYFKEQRALVEGPLGNLKESLMQFSKPRKLTNVLNPGGRYMSNAMWDAREALIPGGAYDRASTYNGAVPPRHQYFRTHDQMGMINQTTSIQAQQAVASLPVPVNMYMNPTIPPNYFHNGQAQGRPVAKGGRAPRLSRTNRHPQAGSNPATQSQDMTQNFSQGALTQGYGTGLSMSQPISQGMSQLGLSQAELSQDSYMAEEFRSQVDAALSQDSTYQGERAYTGQGLNFSQY